One part of the uncultured Bacteroides sp. genome encodes these proteins:
- a CDS encoding patatin-like phospholipase family protein has translation MRKILIILILAVLVVPYSNAQKVGLVLSGGGAKGLTHIGIIRALEENNIPIDYITGTSMGAIIGALYSMGYSPDDMERLISSEDFERWYTGAVEEDYVYYFKKNAPTPEFFNIKMSLKDSLSAVKPQFLPSSMVNPIQMNLVFVDLFARATALCGGNFDNLFIPFRCVASDVYNKKQLVMKKGDLGDAVRASMSFPFVFKPIQIDGVLAYDGGIYNNFPTDVMRDDFHPDIIIGSVVASNPTKPDENDLMSQIDNMVMQKTDYSLPDSVGIVMKFKYDNVGLLDFDRIKEIQDIGYNRTISMMDSIKSRIHRRVNADNIRLRRLVFKSNLPELIFKNIEIQGANALQKSYIKKEFHYSDNKVFTYEDLKRGYFRLLSDNTISEIIPHAIFNPIDDTYNLNLKVKMEDNFSIRMGGNISSTNSNQVYFGLSYKDLNYYSKEFILDGQLGKVYNNFQFTAKVDFPTQIPTSYRLIASISTFDYYKNDKLFSGNDNPAFNKKDERFVKIKAAVPFLSKKKAEFGLGYAHIKDQYFQTNIIDFGSSKHDRSNYKLVGGSIGFGGSTLNAKQFATEGSKDLLLAQVFSGNETYTPGTTTSEAIDSKNDNSWMQISYKNETYYKINPKFTLGSYIEALYSSKNFSENYTATILEAGEFAPTPHSQISYNEAFRANQYLALGVKPIYNISSVFHLRGEVYGFLPIKPIERSSINKALYGKSFSNFQYLGEISLVCRLPFGAISAYVNHYSSPSKNWNVGVSLGWLLFNSRFIE, from the coding sequence ATGAGAAAAATTCTAATAATCTTAATATTAGCAGTTTTAGTTGTTCCATATTCAAACGCACAGAAAGTTGGATTGGTGCTTAGTGGCGGTGGAGCAAAAGGATTAACGCATATAGGTATTATTCGGGCGCTAGAAGAAAATAATATCCCGATAGATTATATAACGGGTACCTCTATGGGAGCTATAATCGGGGCGCTTTACTCTATGGGATATTCTCCGGATGATATGGAACGGTTAATTTCTTCGGAAGATTTTGAAAGATGGTATACGGGCGCTGTTGAAGAGGATTATGTGTATTATTTTAAAAAGAATGCACCAACTCCTGAATTTTTTAATATTAAAATGTCTTTGAAGGATTCATTGAGTGCAGTTAAACCTCAGTTCCTGCCATCCAGCATGGTGAATCCTATTCAAATGAATCTTGTTTTTGTTGATTTGTTTGCTCGTGCTACAGCTCTTTGTGGAGGAAACTTTGATAATCTTTTTATTCCTTTCCGCTGTGTTGCCTCCGATGTGTATAATAAAAAGCAGTTAGTAATGAAAAAAGGAGACTTAGGTGATGCCGTTCGTGCATCAATGAGTTTTCCTTTTGTCTTTAAACCTATTCAAATAGATGGTGTATTAGCTTATGATGGAGGAATTTATAATAACTTTCCTACTGATGTGATGCGTGATGATTTTCATCCGGATATTATAATAGGCAGCGTCGTTGCTTCCAATCCTACTAAACCTGATGAAAACGATCTTATGAGTCAGATTGATAATATGGTTATGCAAAAGACTGATTATTCTCTTCCTGACTCGGTTGGTATTGTTATGAAATTTAAGTATGACAATGTGGGATTGCTGGATTTTGATAGAATTAAGGAAATTCAGGATATTGGTTATAATCGGACAATAAGTATGATGGATTCTATCAAAAGTCGTATTCATAGACGAGTGAATGCGGATAATATCCGTTTGCGCAGATTGGTATTCAAGAGTAATCTTCCGGAATTGATATTTAAGAACATTGAAATTCAAGGGGCTAATGCTTTGCAAAAGAGCTATATAAAGAAAGAATTTCATTATTCCGACAATAAAGTATTTACTTATGAAGATTTAAAGCGAGGATATTTCCGTTTATTGTCGGACAATACTATTTCTGAAATTATTCCTCATGCAATTTTCAATCCGATAGATGATACTTATAATTTGAATCTGAAGGTGAAAATGGAAGATAACTTTTCAATCCGTATGGGAGGAAATATTTCTTCTACAAATTCCAACCAGGTTTATTTTGGACTTTCGTATAAGGACTTAAACTATTATTCTAAAGAATTTATTCTAGATGGCCAATTGGGCAAAGTTTATAATAACTTTCAATTTACGGCAAAAGTTGATTTTCCTACTCAGATTCCTACTTCGTATAGACTAATAGCTTCAATATCAACTTTTGATTATTACAAGAACGATAAACTGTTTTCGGGCAATGATAATCCTGCTTTTAATAAAAAAGATGAGCGGTTTGTGAAAATAAAAGCAGCTGTGCCGTTCTTGTCTAAAAAGAAAGCAGAGTTTGGTCTTGGCTACGCACATATAAAAGACCAGTACTTCCAGACGAATATTATTGATTTTGGGTCTTCAAAGCACGATAGAAGCAATTATAAGCTTGTAGGAGGCTCGATTGGATTTGGAGGCAGTACATTGAATGCAAAGCAGTTTGCCACAGAAGGAAGCAAGGATTTGCTTCTTGCTCAGGTTTTTTCTGGGAATGAAACATATACTCCCGGTACCACGACTTCTGAAGCAATTGATTCTAAAAACGATAATTCCTGGATGCAAATCTCATATAAAAATGAAACTTATTATAAAATAAATCCAAAATTTACATTAGGATCGTATATTGAAGCTCTTTATTCATCGAAGAACTTCTCTGAAAACTATACGGCAACAATTTTGGAAGCCGGAGAATTTGCACCTACACCGCACAGTCAGATATCTTATAATGAAGCATTCCGTGCTAATCAATATTTGGCTCTGGGAGTAAAACCAATATATAATATCAGTTCGGTGTTTCATTTACGAGGAGAAGTTTATGGCTTCCTACCTATAAAACCTATTGAAAGAAGCTCAATAAATAAAGCATTATATGGGAAATCGTTTTCAAACTTTCAATATCTTGGAGAAATTTCTTTAGTTTGTCGATTGCCCTTTGGAGCTATTAGTGCATATGTAAATCATTATAGCTCACCGTCTAAGAACTGGAATGTGGGGGTAAGTTTAGGGTGGTTATTGTTTAATTCCCGATTCATCGAATAA
- the dapA gene encoding 4-hydroxy-tetrahydrodipicolinate synthase gives MIQSKLRGMGVAFITPFKEDESVDYEAIIRLVDYQLQNGTDFLVILATTAETPTLSSEEKIKIQKLIVERVNGQIPIVLGCGGNNTRAVIETLKNEDFTGIDAILSVVPYYNKPSQEGIYQHYKAIANSTDLPIILYNVPGRTGVNMTAETTLRLARDFKNIVGVKEASGNITQMDDIIKNKPADFNVLSGDDGITFPLITLGAVGVISVIGNAFPREFSRMTRLALAGDYANALSIHHKFTELFDLLFVDGNPAGVKSMLNAMGMIENKLRLPLVPTRITTFEKIRAVLNELNIKC, from the coding sequence ATGATACAGTCAAAATTAAGAGGTATGGGCGTAGCATTCATTACCCCATTCAAAGAAGACGAAAGCGTTGATTACGAAGCAATCATTAGATTAGTTGACTATCAACTTCAGAACGGAACAGACTTTCTTGTTATTCTGGCAACTACTGCCGAGACACCAACCCTGTCTTCTGAAGAAAAGATAAAAATCCAGAAACTAATTGTAGAACGAGTAAATGGCCAGATTCCAATTGTATTGGGTTGTGGAGGTAATAATACCAGAGCAGTTATCGAAACTCTTAAAAATGAAGATTTTACAGGTATAGATGCTATTCTGTCTGTTGTTCCTTACTATAACAAACCATCTCAGGAAGGTATTTATCAGCATTATAAAGCAATTGCAAATTCAACCGATCTTCCAATTATTTTATATAATGTTCCGGGACGTACAGGGGTTAACATGACAGCAGAAACAACCCTTCGTTTAGCACGCGATTTTAAAAACATTGTCGGCGTTAAGGAAGCATCCGGAAATATCACTCAAATGGATGATATTATCAAAAATAAGCCGGCCGATTTCAACGTACTTTCTGGCGATGACGGAATCACATTCCCACTAATTACTCTCGGAGCTGTAGGTGTTATTTCAGTTATTGGTAATGCTTTTCCACGAGAATTCAGCAGAATGACTCGTTTGGCTTTGGCAGGAGATTATGCAAATGCTCTTTCTATTCACCATAAATTCACCGAACTATTCGATTTATTGTTTGTGGATGGTAATCCTGCAGGAGTTAAATCAATGCTGAATGCAATGGGTATGATTGAAAATAAACTTCGCTTGCCTCTTGTTCCTACCCGAATTACTACATTTGAAAAAATTCGCGCAGTACTGAACGAGTTAAATATAAAATGCTAA